From a region of the Flavobacterium sediminilitoris genome:
- a CDS encoding trimeric intracellular cation channel family protein, translating into MFQLLDFIGTFVFAVSGVLTALNKKLDLFGVFIIAFVTALGGGTLRDILIGRTPVGWMQNLQYVYLIVIGFIIAVVFRKKLDRLRISMFLFDTIGLGIFTLIGLEKGIEKGLHPIICIALGTITATFGGVIRDILCNEIPVIFRREIYATVCLLGGVLFFILQECNINDDALYLITSLFMIILRLLAVRNKWYLPTLHHKV; encoded by the coding sequence ATGTTTCAATTATTAGATTTTATAGGAACTTTTGTGTTTGCTGTGTCAGGAGTATTAACTGCTTTAAATAAAAAATTAGATTTATTTGGAGTTTTTATTATTGCTTTTGTAACAGCATTAGGAGGAGGAACATTACGAGATATTTTAATTGGGAGAACTCCTGTGGGTTGGATGCAGAATTTACAATATGTTTATTTAATAGTTATTGGATTTATTATTGCAGTTGTTTTTAGGAAGAAATTAGATAGGTTGCGAATTTCAATGTTTTTGTTTGATACAATTGGATTAGGAATTTTTACTTTAATAGGACTAGAAAAAGGGATTGAAAAAGGATTGCACCCTATCATTTGTATAGCGCTAGGTACTATAACTGCAACTTTTGGAGGTGTTATTAGAGATATTTTGTGTAATGAAATACCTGTTATCTTTAGAAGAGAAATTTATGCTACAGTGTGTTTGTTAGGTGGTGTTCTGTTTTTTATTTTGCAAGAATGTAATATAAATGATGATGCGTTATATTTGATTACATCTCTTTTTATGATTATTTTACGCCTTTTAGCAGTAAGGAATAAATGGTATTTACCAACATTACATCATAAAGTGTAA